Proteins co-encoded in one Oncorhynchus masou masou isolate Uvic2021 chromosome 22, UVic_Omas_1.1, whole genome shotgun sequence genomic window:
- the LOC135508693 gene encoding gastricsin-like codes for MYPPLVVISGVTMKCLVIVLVCAVLAEGIHRIPLVKHKSIRERMMEKGEHLPYQDPALKYFPDEFAGSATMYINNYADTTYYGAITIGTPPQSFQVLFDTGSANLWVDSVLCNTQACNTHTKFNPQQSSTYSANGQTFYLPYGAGSLSGVFGYDTVNVGGIVINNQEIGLSTDEPGQNFVVAQFDGILGLSYPSISAGQETPVMDNMMSQNLLQANIFAFYLTSGGQQGSELSFGGVDNTKYQGQIYWTPVTSQTYWQIGIQGFQINGQETGWCGQGCQAIVDTGTSMLTAPRQIMGTLMQSIGAQQDQYGQYIVNCNQINSLPTLTFTINGVNFPLPPSAYIQQNNQACSVGITPTYLPSQNGQPLWILGDVFLMQYYSVYDRTGNQVGFATAA; via the exons ATGTATCCACCACTGGTTGTGATTTCAGGAGTGACCATGAAGTGTCTGGTTATTGTGCTGGTATGTGCTGTGCTCGCTGAGGGAATCCACAG GATCCCTCTGGTGAAGCATAAGTCAATCCGTGAGAGAATGATGGAGAAAGGAGAACACCTGCCCTACCAAGACCCCGCTCTCAAATACTTTCCTGACGAGTTCGCTGGCTCCGCCACCATGTACATCAACAACTACGCCGAC ACCACCTACTATGGAGCCATCACCATCGGTACTCCCCCCCAGTCCTTCCAGGTGTTGTTTGACACTGGCTCTGCCAACCTGTGGGTTGACTCTGTACTCTGCAACACTCAGGCCTGCA ACACCCACACAAAGTTCAACCCCCAGCAGTCGTCCACCTACTCAGCTAATGGGCAAACTTTCTACCTGCCCTATGGAGCTGGCAGTCTCAGTGGAGTCTTCGGATATGACACCGTCAAC GTCGGTGGTattgtcatcaacaaccaggAGATTGGTCTGAGTACTGACGAGCCAGGTCAGAATTTTGTTGTGGCCCAGTTTGATGGTATCCTTGGCCTGTCCTACCCTTCCATCTCAGCTGGACAAGAGACTCCCGTCATGGACAACATGATGTCTCAGAACCTTCTGCAGGCAAACATATTTGCATTCTACCTGACCAG CGGCGGCCAGCAGGGCAGTGAGCTGTCATTCGGAGGAGTGGACAACACCAAGTATCAGGGTCAGATCTACTGGACTCCCGTCACCTCCCAGACATACTGGCAGATCGGCATCCAAGG GTTCCAGATCAACGGTCAGGAGACAGGGTGGTGTGGGCAGGGCTGCCAGGCCATCGTGGATACCGGCACCTCCATGCTGACTGCACCCAGACAGATCATGGGAACGCTGATGCAGTCCATTGGAGCCCAGCAGGACCAGTACGGACAG TACATAGTGAACTGTAACCAGATCAACAGCCTGCCTACTCTCACCTTCACCATCAATGGAGTCAACTTCCCCCTGCCGCCATCTGCATACATTCAGCAG AACAACCAGGCCTGTTCCGTGGGGATCACCCCCACCTACCTGCCGTCCCAGAACGGACAGCCCCTGTGGATTTTGGGAGATGTATTCCTCATGCAGTACTACTCCGTCTACGACCGCACAGGCAACCAAGTGGGCTTTGCCACCGCAGCCTAA
- the LOC135509278 gene encoding zona pellucida sperm-binding protein 3-like — protein MAMKWSVVCLVAVAMLGCLCVAQIWPPSIKPVQQPFRPNRPPPQQPQQPPYQKPRIPPKDQTQAKQKFETPLDWTYPLDPKPEPKIIGGSEARTPVAANSVRAECRENMVHVEAKHDLLGIGQLIQLEDLTLGDCPMSGFDNINQVLIFESPLQSCGSQLRMTTNSLIYIFTLYYKPKPLANTPLIRTNDAMINIECHYPRKHNVSSLALIPTWTPFSAAKYAEELLYFSMRLMTADWQYERAGNMYVLGDMVNIEASVMQYFHVPLRIFVDSCVATLEPNINANPRYAFIENHGCLIDAKMTGSHSQFMPRSADYKLYFQVEAFRFQSQRGSDPIIPQKTKIPFQPAADYPATLDMIFLTCHLKATTIAFPIDFEYKACSFINTWREAGGNDGVCGCCDSTCSNRKGRDTTTHQKPANIWEGDVQLGPIFISEKVEQ, from the exons ATGGCGATGAAGTGGAGTGTAGTTTGTCTCGTGGCAGTGGCCATGcttggctgtctgtgtgttgctcAGATTTGGCCACCCTCCATTAAACCAGTGCAGCAACCCTTCAGACCCAATCGTCCACCACCTCAGCAGCCTCAGCAACCACCGTATCAGAAACCCAGGATCCCACCAAAAGACCAAACCCAGGCCAAGCAGAAGTTTGAGACACCATTGGATTGGACCTATCCTCTGGACCCAAAGCCAGAGCCCAAGATTATTGGGGGCTCAGAGGCGAGAACCCCTGTGGCTGCCAATTCAGTGAGGGCTGAGTGCAGGGAGAACATGGTCCACGTGGAAGCGAAGCATGACCTGCTGGGGATCGGCCAGTTGATCCAGCTAGAAGACCTCACTTTGGGAGACTGCCCTATGTCTGGATTCGACAATATCAACCAGGTGCTCATCTTTGAGTCTCCGCTGCAGTCATGTGGCAGCCAGCTAAGG ATGACTACCAACTCCCTCATCTACATCTTCACTCTATATTACAAACCCAAACCTCTGGCAAACACCCCCCTCATCAGGACAAATGACGCGATGATCAATATTGAGTGCCACTATCCAAG gaaACACAATGTGAGCAGCCTGGCCCTGATCCCAACCTGGACCCCTTTCTCCGCTGCTAAGTATGCAGAGGAACTCCTGTACTTCTCCATGAGGCTCATGACTG CTGACTGGCAGTATGAGAGGGCCGGTAACATGTACGTGTTGGGTGATATGGTGAACATCGAGGCCTCTGTCATGCAGTACTTCCACGTTCCCCTGCGTATCTTTGTGGACAGCTGTGTGGCCACCCTGGAACCCAACATAAACGCCAATCCCAGATATGCCTTCATTGAGAATCATGG GTGTCTGATCGATGCCAAAATGACAGGTTCCCACTCCCAGTTCATGCCTCGTTCCGCAGACTACAAGCTGTATTTCCAGGTGGAGGCTTTCAGGTTCCAGAGCCAGAGGGGGAGTGACCCAATTATTCCGCAGAAAACAAAGATACCTTTTCAGCCTGCGGCAGATTATCCCGCTACGCTCGACATG ATCTTCCTTACCTGTCACCTGAAGGCAACCACAATCGCTTTCCCCATTGATTTTGAGTACAAGGCCTGCTCTTTCATTAATAC GTGGAGGGAGGCTGGTGGGAATGATGGAGTGTGTGGCTGCTGTGACTCCACCTGTAGCAACAGGAAGGGACGCGATACCACTACACATCAAAAACCAGCAA ATATATGGGAGGGAGATGTTCAGCTTGGTCCCATCTTTATCTCGGAAAAGGTTGAGCAATAA